One Nonomuraea angiospora DNA segment encodes these proteins:
- a CDS encoding serine hydrolase domain-containing protein — MNLNWNATGDWGTLDSTGRAFYVEHWQRRLDELCAAHHVPGATLAVLAGGNIHELATGVLNRATGVPTTPDSVFLSGSIAKVHTATLVMRLVGEGRLDLDARVVDVLPEFATPDEEATKVITVRQLLSHTGGVTNDFNHDSGRGDDCLARYVEAARDVALDCRPGMAVSYGGLGYVVLGRLVEVLTGTTWDQALRDLVFTPLGLERSMTLPEEALRFRAAMSHLGEPGQDPDPAPVWDMMPRSAGPAGRIITSSGDLVRFAQMHLAGGLAPDGTRVMPADAVAAMQRREVDVPDKWTVSADGWGLGWTLYDWDGVFGYGHDGAAIGQYAYLRVVPQAGVAVALMTNGGGARQVYAALFRELLAELAGVRMPDPFGPPAEPIAVDMAPFVGTYKREGVVITISPSRIRYEFVDGMKDLSPPLEADLTPVSETVFAASGIGASFSEDYMPVVFSTLPDGTSVCYVGMRATPKVSG; from the coding sequence ATGAACCTGAACTGGAACGCCACGGGCGACTGGGGCACGCTCGACTCGACCGGCCGCGCCTTCTACGTCGAGCACTGGCAGCGGCGGCTCGACGAGCTGTGCGCCGCCCACCACGTGCCCGGCGCGACCCTGGCCGTGCTGGCCGGCGGAAACATCCACGAGCTGGCCACCGGCGTGCTGAACCGCGCGACCGGCGTGCCGACGACCCCCGACTCGGTGTTCCTGTCCGGCTCGATCGCCAAGGTCCACACCGCGACGCTGGTCATGCGGCTCGTCGGCGAGGGCCGGCTGGACCTGGACGCCCGGGTGGTGGACGTGCTGCCGGAGTTCGCCACTCCCGACGAGGAGGCCACCAAGGTGATCACCGTCCGGCAGCTGCTCAGCCACACCGGCGGGGTCACCAACGACTTCAACCACGACTCCGGCCGGGGCGACGACTGCCTGGCCAGGTACGTCGAGGCGGCCCGGGACGTGGCCCTGGACTGCCGGCCCGGCATGGCCGTCTCCTACGGCGGCCTCGGTTACGTCGTGCTCGGCCGCCTCGTCGAGGTGCTGACCGGCACGACCTGGGACCAGGCTCTGCGGGACCTGGTGTTCACGCCGCTCGGGCTCGAACGCTCCATGACGCTGCCGGAGGAGGCACTGCGGTTCCGCGCGGCGATGAGCCACCTGGGCGAGCCGGGCCAGGACCCCGACCCGGCGCCCGTCTGGGACATGATGCCGCGCTCGGCGGGGCCGGCCGGCCGGATCATCACCTCGTCCGGCGACCTCGTCCGCTTCGCTCAGATGCACCTGGCCGGCGGCCTGGCCCCCGACGGCACGCGCGTGATGCCCGCCGACGCGGTGGCGGCCATGCAGCGGCGCGAGGTGGACGTCCCGGACAAGTGGACCGTCAGCGCGGACGGCTGGGGCCTGGGCTGGACTCTCTACGACTGGGACGGCGTCTTCGGCTACGGCCACGACGGCGCCGCCATCGGCCAGTACGCCTACCTGCGCGTCGTCCCGCAGGCCGGCGTGGCCGTCGCGCTCATGACCAACGGGGGCGGGGCCCGGCAGGTGTACGCCGCCCTGTTCCGCGAGCTGCTGGCCGAGCTGGCCGGGGTGCGCATGCCGGACCCGTTCGGGCCGCCGGCGGAGCCGATCGCGGTGGACATGGCGCCGTTCGTGGGCACCTACAAGCGCGAGGGCGTCGTCATCACGATCAGCCCGAGCCGGATCCGGTACGAGTTCGTCGACGGCATGAAGGACCTGTCCCCGCCGCTGGAGGCCGATCTGACCCCGGTCTCGGAGACGGTGTTCGCCGCCTCGGGCATCGGCGCTTCGTTCAGCGAGGACTACATGCCCGTCGTCTTCTCGACCCTGCCCGACGGGACCTCGGTGTGCTACGTCGGGATGCGCGCCACGCCCAAGGTGTCCGGCTGA
- a CDS encoding MFS transporter, with protein MQARDSRRWLILVVLCLSTLVLVIDNMVLSVAIPPLTADLGASAQDIQWILDSYILVFAGLLLTAGSLSDRFGRRRVMVIGLALFGVASLAAAYAADPVTLIAARTVMGIGGALIMPSTLSILITVFDEQERRKAMAAWSAVAMLGLVGGPVLGGALIAWFWWGAVFLINVPIAVLAIVASLVLMPESKGPQTRPDPIGAVLSVAGMSALVWTIIELPHGLSVPALAVAVVALAGFVVWELRTPHPMVPLRLFRNRTFSGGSFSLTLVQIGNGGLLLVLTQYLQYVLGYTPTESGLAFIPMAVASLACNTLGATLGARIGNRRLIVTGFAVSATGFALLSTLDASSGLATAAVSLLLMGAGGGLAMPAAVSALMGTIPAEHAGVGSALNDTIQQAGAALGIAVLGSVLASAYTAAMPATAPAAARLSIGSALGLGDAGIAAAARDAFTTAMSSAFLISAAGVVAAAVLALLVMPKKTASI; from the coding sequence ATGCAAGCACGTGATTCGCGCCGCTGGCTGATCCTGGTGGTGCTGTGTCTCAGCACGCTCGTGCTGGTGATCGACAACATGGTGCTCTCGGTGGCGATCCCGCCGCTGACCGCCGACCTGGGCGCGAGCGCGCAGGACATCCAGTGGATCCTGGACTCGTACATCCTGGTCTTCGCCGGATTGCTGCTGACGGCGGGCAGCCTGTCCGACCGGTTCGGCAGGCGCAGGGTCATGGTGATCGGGCTGGCCCTGTTCGGGGTGGCCTCGCTGGCGGCCGCCTACGCCGCCGATCCGGTGACGCTGATCGCCGCCCGCACGGTGATGGGCATCGGCGGCGCGCTCATCATGCCGAGCACCCTGTCGATCCTGATCACCGTGTTCGACGAGCAGGAGAGGCGCAAGGCGATGGCCGCCTGGAGCGCGGTCGCCATGCTCGGCCTGGTCGGCGGGCCGGTGCTGGGCGGCGCGCTGATCGCCTGGTTCTGGTGGGGCGCCGTCTTCCTGATCAACGTGCCGATCGCGGTGCTGGCCATCGTCGCCTCACTGGTGCTCATGCCCGAGTCCAAGGGCCCGCAGACCAGGCCGGACCCGATCGGCGCGGTGCTGTCCGTGGCCGGCATGTCGGCGCTGGTCTGGACGATCATCGAGCTGCCGCACGGCCTGTCCGTGCCGGCGCTGGCCGTGGCGGTCGTCGCGCTCGCCGGGTTCGTGGTCTGGGAGCTGCGTACGCCGCACCCCATGGTCCCGCTCCGCCTGTTCCGCAACCGCACCTTCAGCGGCGGCAGCTTCTCGCTCACCCTGGTCCAGATCGGCAACGGCGGCCTGCTGCTGGTGCTCACCCAGTACCTGCAGTACGTCCTCGGCTACACGCCCACCGAGTCGGGCCTGGCCTTCATCCCGATGGCCGTTGCCTCGCTGGCCTGCAACACCCTCGGCGCGACCCTCGGCGCGCGGATCGGCAACCGCCGGCTGATCGTCACCGGGTTCGCCGTGAGCGCGACCGGGTTCGCCCTGCTGAGCACCCTCGACGCGTCGAGCGGCCTGGCCACCGCGGCCGTGTCGCTGCTCCTCATGGGCGCCGGCGGCGGCCTGGCCATGCCCGCCGCCGTCTCCGCCCTCATGGGCACGATCCCCGCCGAGCACGCCGGCGTCGGCTCGGCGCTGAACGACACCATCCAGCAGGCCGGCGCCGCCCTCGGCATCGCCGTCCTGGGCAGCGTGCTCGCCAGTGCCTACACCGCGGCCATGCCCGCGACCGCGCCGGCGGCGGCTCGCCTCTCGATCGGGAGCGCGCTCGGCCTCGGCGACGCCGGGATCGCGGCCGCCGCCCGCGACGCCTTCACCACGGCCATGTCGTCCGCCTTCCTCATCAGCGCCGCCGGCGTCGTGGCGGCCGCCGTACTGGCCCTGCTGGTGATGCCCAAGAAGACCGCCTCTATCTAA
- a CDS encoding S1C family serine protease, translating into MDANAPREDSAGGWSQFGDKPPTTGTFTRPGPVLPPPPPPQRQRAGFVLTRKAVAGLALAAFAALTATALGGGAVGAYVAGAGQPVPTVTKTVASPVFRTASGQLTVAQVAEKVQPSVVMIQGQSAEGSGVVLSEDGLILTNNHVVSGQGRQLTVKFSDGKTAKATVVGTDPATDLAVIRAEGVSGLAKVTLGDSDQLKVGDDVLALGSPLGLDGTVTSGIISALDRTVTAGGGRGDQQLPPGLGGQGQTQAEEPTTLGGMIQTDAAINPGNSGGALVNAVGELVGINSAVAADGVNLGFAIPVNTAKQVSEQLISKGKVTHAFLGVSVTDATGDVPGALIRQVSAGSPAEKAGLKQGDLITKIGATAVSGGDTVVGQVRGFKVGQQVPVTYQRGGKTDTVTVTMEEKK; encoded by the coding sequence ATGGACGCGAACGCCCCTCGCGAGGACAGTGCCGGCGGCTGGAGCCAGTTCGGCGACAAGCCGCCCACCACCGGGACCTTCACCCGGCCCGGTCCGGTGCTGCCGCCTCCTCCGCCGCCGCAGCGGCAACGGGCCGGGTTCGTGCTCACGCGCAAGGCCGTCGCCGGGCTGGCGCTGGCGGCGTTCGCGGCGCTGACGGCGACCGCGCTCGGGGGCGGCGCCGTCGGCGCCTATGTCGCCGGCGCCGGCCAGCCGGTCCCGACGGTCACCAAGACCGTGGCGAGCCCGGTCTTCCGTACGGCCTCCGGCCAGCTCACGGTCGCGCAGGTGGCGGAGAAGGTGCAGCCGTCGGTCGTGATGATCCAGGGGCAGTCCGCCGAGGGCTCCGGCGTGGTGCTGTCGGAGGACGGGCTGATCCTCACCAACAACCACGTGGTGAGCGGCCAGGGCAGGCAGCTCACGGTGAAGTTCAGCGACGGCAAGACGGCCAAGGCCACCGTGGTCGGCACCGACCCGGCCACCGACCTCGCCGTCATCCGGGCCGAGGGCGTCTCGGGGCTGGCCAAGGTCACGCTGGGCGACAGCGACCAGCTCAAGGTGGGCGACGACGTGCTGGCCCTCGGCAGCCCGCTCGGCCTGGACGGGACGGTGACGTCGGGCATCATCAGCGCGCTCGACCGTACCGTGACCGCCGGCGGCGGCCGGGGCGACCAGCAGCTCCCGCCGGGCCTGGGCGGGCAGGGGCAGACCCAGGCGGAGGAGCCGACCACGCTCGGCGGCATGATCCAGACTGACGCGGCGATCAACCCGGGCAACTCCGGCGGCGCCCTGGTGAACGCGGTAGGCGAGCTGGTCGGCATCAACAGCGCGGTCGCCGCCGACGGCGTCAACCTCGGCTTCGCGATCCCCGTGAACACCGCCAAGCAGGTCTCCGAGCAGCTCATCAGCAAGGGCAAGGTGACCCACGCCTTCCTCGGGGTGAGCGTCACCGACGCCACCGGCGACGTGCCCGGCGCGCTGATCCGCCAGGTGAGCGCCGGCAGCCCGGCCGAGAAGGCGGGGCTGAAGCAGGGGGACCTGATCACCAAGATCGGTGCCACGGCGGTCTCCGGCGGCGACACGGTGGTGGGTCAGGTCCGCGGGTTCAAGGTGGGCCAGCAGGTGCCGGTCACGTACCAGCGGGGCGGCAAGACCGACACCGTGACCGTGACCATGGAGGAGAAGAAGTAA
- a CDS encoding GNAT family N-acetyltransferase, translating to MAGDRAVRCGPFTIKFDEHDDALPFNYAVPDDDAAPTADEVAALIGAFRARARTPRLEYVPQVSPKVEDALLAAGFTQEGRYPLLVCPPDEVVERPVDVRVALVTEDADLWQVAQVMNEAFDAPDPTEHDIARFRRVLDGGGLIAAAFDAGEAVGAGQLGRPHDGVAEVAGIAVLPSHRRRGIAGAVTALLTREGAGAGVTTPFLTPADDGAARVYARVGYRKVGEALYISLR from the coding sequence ATGGCGGGGGACCGGGCGGTCCGGTGCGGGCCGTTCACGATCAAGTTCGACGAGCACGACGACGCGCTCCCGTTCAACTACGCCGTTCCCGACGACGACGCCGCGCCCACGGCGGATGAGGTCGCCGCGCTGATCGGGGCGTTCCGCGCGCGGGCCAGGACGCCTCGCCTGGAATACGTGCCGCAGGTGTCCCCGAAGGTGGAGGACGCCCTGCTCGCGGCCGGGTTCACCCAGGAGGGGCGCTACCCGCTGCTGGTGTGCCCGCCGGACGAGGTGGTGGAGCGGCCGGTGGACGTGCGGGTCGCGCTCGTGACCGAGGACGCCGACCTCTGGCAGGTCGCGCAGGTGATGAACGAGGCGTTCGACGCGCCGGATCCCACCGAGCACGACATCGCGCGCTTCCGGCGGGTCCTCGACGGCGGCGGCCTGATCGCCGCCGCCTTCGACGCCGGGGAGGCCGTCGGAGCCGGGCAGCTCGGCCGCCCGCACGACGGGGTCGCCGAGGTCGCGGGCATCGCGGTGCTGCCCTCGCACCGGCGGCGCGGCATCGCGGGAGCGGTCACGGCGCTGCTGACCCGCGAGGGCGCGGGCGCCGGGGTCACGACCCCGTTCCTCACCCCGGCCGACGACGGCGCCGCGCGGGTCTATGCCCGCGTCGGCTACCGCAAGGTCGGCGAGGCCCTCTACATCTCCCTCCGCTGA
- a CDS encoding response regulator has protein sequence MSVRVVVADDQELVRAGFSMILDAQPDIEVVAEAGDGQQAVAAVREHRPDLLLLDIRMPVMDGIEAARIVCAESGCRVLMLTTFDLDDYVYDALRAGASGFLLKDVRRDDLIHAVRVVAAGESLLAPSVTTKLIAEFTARTAARPAAPPSERLAALTAREQETLRMIARGLSNAEIAQAMVVSEHTVKTHVSNVLTKLGLRDRVQAVIAAYEGGLIVPGAG, from the coding sequence GTGAGCGTGCGCGTGGTGGTCGCGGACGACCAGGAGCTGGTACGCGCCGGGTTCAGCATGATCCTCGACGCCCAGCCGGACATCGAGGTCGTCGCCGAGGCGGGGGACGGGCAGCAGGCCGTCGCGGCCGTCCGCGAGCACCGTCCCGACCTGCTGCTCCTCGACATCCGCATGCCCGTCATGGACGGCATCGAGGCGGCCAGGATCGTGTGCGCGGAGAGCGGCTGCCGCGTGCTCATGCTGACCACGTTCGACCTGGACGACTACGTCTACGACGCGCTGCGCGCGGGGGCGAGCGGGTTCCTGCTGAAGGACGTCCGCCGCGACGACCTCATCCACGCCGTACGGGTGGTGGCGGCCGGCGAGTCGCTGCTCGCGCCGTCGGTCACCACGAAGCTGATCGCCGAGTTCACCGCCAGAACGGCCGCCCGTCCGGCCGCGCCGCCCTCGGAACGGCTGGCCGCGCTCACGGCCCGCGAGCAGGAGACGCTGCGCATGATCGCCCGTGGCCTGTCCAACGCGGAGATCGCGCAGGCCATGGTGGTCAGCGAGCACACCGTGAAGACCCATGTCAGCAACGTGCTGACCAAGCTGGGGCTGCGGGACCGGGTGCAGGCGGTGATCGCCGCCTACGAGGGCGGCCTGATCGTCCCCGGGGCGGGCTGA
- a CDS encoding sensor histidine kinase yields the protein MSDIRFFAQLRRWSSSLPQIWVDAVLALLVLVVQLWPLFSRENPYGGPWHWWGYVVVVAATVPLIWRRRAPVTVLLSGLVATALYDVVDEVAAQPIWYGSLMALYTVAAYSARWPRLITMVLTIAGGLLMVGSSETAMRGVVLFTAAYAIGRAAAASRAHAAALEERAVQLARERQAEAERAAERERARIARDMHDILAHAVSLMVVQAEAGPVVVRSDPARAEAVFDAIAAAGRDAMVQLRRMLSVLKEEEGPRAPQPTIAALTTLAEQVRATGLDVTYSASGEPGPLTPDTEIAAYRITQEALTNIVKHAGASRADIRLTWQDDTLMIDIADDGRGSGTSLPSGGNGLIGIRERAAACGGTADFGRRADGPGFRVLVRLPMAGRAVAA from the coding sequence ATGTCCGATATACGGTTCTTCGCGCAGCTTCGCCGGTGGTCGAGCTCGCTGCCGCAGATCTGGGTGGACGCCGTGCTCGCGCTGCTGGTGCTGGTCGTGCAGCTGTGGCCGCTGTTCTCCCGCGAGAACCCGTACGGCGGGCCCTGGCACTGGTGGGGCTACGTGGTCGTGGTCGCCGCCACGGTGCCGCTCATCTGGCGGCGCCGCGCGCCGGTGACCGTCCTGCTGTCCGGCCTCGTCGCGACCGCGCTCTACGACGTCGTCGACGAGGTGGCCGCGCAGCCCATCTGGTACGGCTCCCTCATGGCGCTCTACACCGTGGCCGCCTACTCCGCCAGGTGGCCCCGCCTGATCACGATGGTGCTCACGATCGCCGGCGGCCTGCTCATGGTCGGCTCTTCCGAGACCGCCATGCGCGGCGTCGTGCTCTTCACCGCCGCCTACGCCATCGGCCGGGCCGCCGCCGCCTCCCGCGCCCACGCCGCCGCGCTTGAGGAACGCGCCGTTCAGCTGGCCCGCGAGCGCCAGGCCGAGGCCGAGCGGGCCGCCGAACGCGAGCGGGCCAGGATCGCCCGCGACATGCACGACATCCTGGCTCACGCGGTCAGCCTCATGGTCGTCCAGGCCGAGGCCGGACCGGTGGTGGTCAGGAGCGACCCGGCCAGGGCAGAGGCCGTCTTCGACGCGATCGCCGCCGCTGGCCGCGACGCCATGGTCCAGCTCCGCCGCATGCTGAGCGTGCTCAAGGAGGAAGAGGGCCCGCGCGCGCCGCAGCCGACGATCGCCGCGCTCACCACCCTGGCCGAACAGGTCAGGGCCACCGGCCTCGACGTGACCTACTCCGCCTCCGGCGAGCCGGGGCCGCTGACCCCCGACACGGAGATCGCCGCTTACCGGATCACCCAGGAAGCCCTCACCAATATCGTCAAGCACGCGGGCGCGTCCCGCGCCGACATCAGACTCACCTGGCAGGACGACACCCTCATGATCGACATCGCCGACGACGGCCGCGGCTCCGGAACCTCGCTCCCCTCGGGCGGCAACGGCCTGATCGGCATCCGCGAGCGGGCCGCGGCCTGCGGCGGCACCGCCGACTTCGGCCGGCGCGCCGACGGGCCGGGCTTCCGGGTCCTCGTACGGCTCCCGATGGCCGGCCGGGCGGTGGCGGCGTGA
- a CDS encoding sensor histidine kinase, translating to MPTPDAGTLRRWDMVARTRATLDALEHLVGGVGTAILAILAVFVVAITALACLVGVGLFLVPTALHVLRIVADRERGRLSRWGPDVVISPDPVPSEMRAAIRNPASRRELCWALVHGSVGLMLGALGMTLPLSAVRDLTFPLWWRLLPDGAGVDLWVVDDLPSALAVGALSVGWIALTLALVPGMARLQAWPGRRLLAADPSTDLALRVAQLTATRAEALDAHAAELRRIERSLHDGTQNRLVAVNVMLGAARRALARDPATADAMLERAQDAAEQALAELRAVSRSILPPVLTDRSLADALSGLAASCPVPCRIDVDLPGRCAASVEATAYFVVAEGLTNIAKYSQARHATVTIRRHDDRLDLRITDDGRGGADERRGSGLAGIRRRAEALDGTFALTSPEGGPTTMNVSLPCGL from the coding sequence ATGCCGACTCCCGACGCGGGGACCTTACGCCGGTGGGACATGGTGGCCCGGACCCGCGCCACCCTCGACGCCCTCGAACACCTCGTCGGCGGCGTCGGCACCGCCATCCTGGCGATCCTGGCCGTGTTCGTCGTGGCCATCACCGCGCTGGCCTGCCTCGTCGGCGTCGGCCTGTTCCTGGTGCCCACCGCCCTGCACGTGCTGCGCATCGTCGCCGACCGGGAGCGGGGGCGGCTGTCCCGCTGGGGTCCGGACGTCGTCATCAGCCCCGACCCGGTCCCGTCCGAGATGCGGGCGGCGATCAGGAACCCGGCGAGCCGGCGCGAGCTGTGCTGGGCGCTGGTCCACGGGTCCGTCGGACTGATGCTCGGGGCGCTCGGCATGACGCTGCCGCTCAGCGCGGTACGCGACCTCACGTTCCCGCTGTGGTGGCGGCTGCTGCCGGACGGGGCGGGCGTGGACCTCTGGGTGGTGGACGACCTCCCGAGCGCCCTCGCGGTCGGCGCGCTGAGCGTGGGCTGGATCGCGCTGACCCTGGCCCTCGTCCCCGGCATGGCGCGCCTGCAGGCGTGGCCGGGACGGCGGCTGCTGGCCGCCGATCCCAGCACCGACCTGGCGCTGCGGGTCGCCCAGCTCACCGCGACCCGCGCGGAGGCGCTCGACGCGCACGCCGCCGAGCTGCGGCGGATCGAGAGGTCGCTGCACGACGGCACGCAGAACCGGCTCGTCGCCGTCAACGTCATGCTCGGCGCGGCCCGCCGCGCGCTGGCCCGCGACCCTGCCACCGCCGACGCCATGCTCGAACGCGCGCAGGACGCCGCCGAGCAGGCGCTGGCCGAGCTGCGCGCGGTCTCGCGCAGCATCCTGCCCCCGGTGCTGACGGACCGGAGCCTCGCCGACGCGCTGAGCGGCCTGGCCGCCAGCTGCCCCGTCCCCTGCCGGATCGACGTCGACCTGCCCGGCAGGTGCGCCGCGTCCGTCGAGGCCACGGCCTACTTCGTGGTGGCCGAGGGGCTCACCAACATCGCCAAGTACAGCCAGGCGCGGCACGCCACCGTCACGATCCGGCGGCACGACGACCGGCTGGACCTCCGGATCACCGACGACGGCCGCGGCGGGGCGGACGAGCGACGCGGGTCGGGGCTGGCCGGGATCCGCCGCCGGGCCGAGGCCCTCGACGGGACCTTCGCGCTGACCAGCCCAGAAGGCGGACCTACCACCATGAATGTGAGCCTCCCATGCGGATTGTGA
- a CDS encoding response regulator, protein MRIVIAEDDPLLREGLALLLRAESLDVVATAPDPDGFLTAIDAHRPDVAIVDVRMPPTHTDEGIVAAVEARRRQPELAVLVLSAYVEQAFATDLLAHGSARLGYLLKERVGRVEEFMGALHRVAEGGTAIDPEVVAQLLARSRPDSRLDRLSPRERDVLALMAEGLGNAAIAERLFVTDGAVHKHIRSIFSKLDLAPTDRTDRRVAAVLHYLENGK, encoded by the coding sequence ATGCGGATTGTGATCGCCGAGGACGACCCGCTCCTGCGCGAGGGCCTCGCGCTGCTGCTGCGGGCGGAGTCGCTGGACGTCGTGGCCACCGCGCCCGACCCGGACGGCTTCCTGACCGCGATCGACGCCCACAGGCCGGACGTCGCCATCGTGGACGTCCGGATGCCCCCGACCCACACCGACGAGGGCATCGTCGCGGCCGTCGAGGCCCGGCGGCGTCAGCCGGAGCTGGCCGTGCTCGTGCTGTCGGCGTACGTGGAGCAGGCGTTCGCCACCGACCTGCTCGCCCACGGCAGCGCCCGGCTGGGCTACCTGCTCAAGGAGCGGGTGGGGCGGGTCGAGGAGTTCATGGGCGCGCTGCACCGGGTGGCGGAGGGGGGCACGGCCATCGATCCGGAGGTCGTCGCGCAGCTGCTGGCCCGCAGCAGGCCCGACAGCCGGCTCGACCGGCTCAGCCCGCGCGAGCGCGACGTGCTGGCCCTGATGGCCGAGGGCCTGGGCAACGCCGCGATCGCCGAGCGGCTGTTCGTCACCGACGGCGCCGTGCACAAGCACATCCGCAGCATCTTCTCCAAGCTCGACCTGGCGCCGACCGACCGGACCGACCGGCGCGTGGCGGCCGTCCTGCACTACCTGGAGAACGGGAAATAG